The genomic stretch AGGTCGAGCTGGAAAAAGAAACTGTTGGTTCCATCGTGCGGATGCTTAATCTAGTGGTGCAGTCCCGCAAGTTATAAGACATAAACCTTCAGCTCAAAAAACGAATGAAGTGGGAAAACATTGTGCCATAACAAATATCTATAGGAGAGGACCTCAAATTTAAAGGATATAGTAGAAAAAATGTTCACACAAACATAAGATAAAAGCACTAAGTAGTCAGAGACACTCAAGTTCACTGTAAAAAAGTTCGGGATCATGATTTCAACACTCATCCAGAGCATTACGAGTATGAAGTGGTTACAATGAGACCAAACAAGGTTTCAGATGGAAGGGCCAAAACTGTTTGCCAATTATACAACAGGAAAGTAAACAGGAAATTGCATAAAAACAAAGGAAAAatcaaaagaagaacaaaaactgtaaACCAGGCCCGACAAGAACGTTAATAGATGATCAATTAGTCGAAACAGGATCCCTAAGTTTTCTAAAAACatggaaagagaaaaaagaaccgCATAACCTAATTGCTAGAAATTAGAAAAACTACTTAACATAACAAGATCTGGGGCCTCTACCATTTTAAGAACAGTTAAGGCAATAAAAATCCTTGGAACAGTAAAAAATTGATGCTGCAGTCCTATGAGATTCAAATATATAAATCAATTATGAGTCCTAACTGTGTATATGGGAGGATtgtcactaaaacaaaataaaaagacaCAAATAGCGTTCATGGTTATATTATATAAAGTAGCTTTCATAATAATATAACTCATCTTAAGCGAGCATGAGATCAATAAATTAGTATGTCTACAAAACAGTAGGAGAGTTTAGCCCTGAGACCATTCCAATGCTCTTACATTAGTTTAAGGAGCCGGTAGCAATTGGTTCTAACTTTCTATGTTAggaattggatatatatatatatatatatatatatatatatatatagaagattTGAGACTTAAGAGCATTAAAATGctcttataataattttaaaaaccaGTAGAATTTTCAAATTTGTCAATAAGAATTAAATACTTCATTGTTTATAGACATGCCAATTTGGtggaaaaaaaattattggcaaataaGGCCGGCATAACTGAGAAATAAAATGAAGATTATCATATCAGATATGAGGAGAGCATGCAAAGAGAACTTATATGGAAGATGACAAACAAGAAGAAATACTCTTTGAGATCTACACAGCTTAAGAGAGTTCTAAATTAGTGACATCCCATTAACCATTTTCCAGTCTCACAGGATTAGAATGGCAGCAAATCTTGTACATATTTCAAGAGAGTCCCAACAAACTATGAGCACAAGTTCTTACTACTGAATGCAGATGCTGTCCTGTCTCCGAGAACACCATTTTGCCTCTTCCTCTCACCTACAAAGAAGAGTTCACTGTCACGAGTTCCAAAGATCAAATGTTTGTATCATTTAGAAATGCATTGCAGTAAACCCAATCCCAATTCGCGTTCTCAATATTAAGGTTATGAACTTGAACAAACCATCAGGGAAAATAAGAGCATTCGAGCATTAGAAGATAAGATCACAACATAAGGCCGACAGAAATCATAATTTCACGCCGATGATTGCGGGGTCCAAGAAATACCTAACAAGGGATCACGCGCACCTATTGTCCGGCGTCGTCGGAGAACCGGGCGTCAAAGGGCGCGGAAACATGGGGATGGgccgcagcggcggcggctgcgcCAACCCCGGACCCGTTCTGGAGCTCGATGACGAGCCACCTGACGGCCTTGCTCATCTGCTCGAGCCGGACGGCGCTGATGGGCGGGATCCCGGGTGCCGTGGCAGGGCGGCCAGCCTTGGAGGGTGCGGCGCCGGTTGCCTCGTCGACTAAGCACTCGGAGCCGATGCGCTGCTTCATAGACTCAACGAACTCCTCGGCCTGGTCGCAGGCGACGCGGAAGAGTTCCCACCGCTGCTTGAAGGCCTCGAGCGCGGCGTCGGTGACGGGCGTCTTCTGCCCGCCGGACTGCTCCTTTGCCTCCAGGGCGGCCGCCGCCGCAGCTACGAACTCGTCATAGGCAGCGCTCAGTGCCTCCACGGTGCTCTCCATCGCCTCCGCCCGATGCGTGGTCGTCGGTGACGGGAGAGAAAAGTGTCAACTGCGACCGGGCGGCCCAGATAAGATCAGTACGAACCATCGAGTATATCGTTGGCCATTTACGGATCTTAAAGCAGTTTGGTCCTGTCACATTACGTGATTCGTGAGACTGATTCGATGATCACGGGATTACAAAGGCTGAGATCACAGAAGCCACATCAAAGGTGGAAACCAAAGAGTTTTTATCCAAAGAAATTAGAACTCGAGAAGGATAAATAAGGCGAATGTTATTTAGGTATTAATCTTATGATATTAGAAATGGGTACGATGaatttatgaattcttggtatccATACGTGTCAATaaatgtgggactaaatgatcttatcaatGTAACGTATGTAgcataatattatataatttttttttattttagatagataataaaattattatattttatttgatcATAATGTATTAACTACTTTATATGTGATCGATAAATCAATTTAGgtaatatatatgtttttatctttATTAGATGCATTACACAAAAAAGTACTTAGTGCATCCTCTCTGATCATAAGCATTAAACCCATTCTTTCATCTCCCCTACatgtgatatattttttaaaaatatatattttttcttattacaTAAATATTCAATACATACTAAATAGACAAATAATATCCTCACACGTAATACGTTTATCTAAGATTTAAAGATTAACTTATGAAATCATTatcctttttatgccaaaaataattattaaaatattataatacgacatgaaaaaattatttataaattataatgaGGGGACTAATAATATGACAATTATCCATAATCAATATAAACTTAATCCATCAAATTTAGTCAGCTTTGAAATGACACGTGTCATATCaaatatgatatccaaatataTTACATCAAATTTGGATTCGACCAAAATTATCGAGTTTAAGATTATATTATAAATTACATGGGTGTCAAAATTTAGGCTCACAATGACAGTGACGAAGAAATATTCTCATAATAATATGACAGAACAACTAAACGGTGACCACAATTAACTACGTGGAAGCATCATTTCATTGAATGATTGAATCCATGCAATGAACATGTGTGTATGATTAGAGTCCAAACAACACGTCAATTCGGATAATGGATGAAATGGCATTGCGCCTGTCATCATTGTTGCCTGAAGCTTTGGGCTTCAAGAACGGGTTTAGTTTGAACGCAAAGACTTCGCGAACCATATCGAGCAGCAAATTTTCAATTGATTGATCAAATGCCGTGATTTTGGAGACAAGAACTAAACATCGACATCGCTTTGAATAATTTCGAAAAATTATTCACTTAAAATCTAGTTAGAATAATatatgtttgaaaataatttcacgtaTTATTCGACTCtagttaaaattatattatatcaaaTCTCGAGAAAATACGATAGTATTGCTATGTGAGTTATGGAAGTGTCAATCATTTGACATCGAGATGTCGATCAATATGTATCGAGATATCGATATGTTAGTGTTTGATGTTGAGGTATCGATCACATAGCATTGAGATATCGGATAATTGACACTTCAATAttgttattattttaaaatatataaaaaattaagattattGGGTAATCGTACCAACATAACGTCGAAAAGATTAATCAAGACAGGAATGtttttgattaaaatttttcatgCAGTCAAATAAGATCATATCAGAAAAATAATAGGCATTGCAAGAGGTGGACGGCTTAGATTAATGGTTCAAGCCTCCCATCAACTAGAACCGTCATTATTCAGACGAACGGTCGAGATCGCAGTGGGCCACGAGATTCACGCGCTTTAAGCCGCAGATCAAAATAGCGCGCTCCTTCTATGCTTATCCAGTTGGCACCTTCTAGACACGAACCGCTCCTGTTCTCTCTCAAAGAAAGCACAATCTCTGTACGCCATCATCGAGCCGTCTATGTCTCCCACGTCATCGATCTGAGGCTTCTGATCCAACGGTTAGAGCTGCACCTCCGCCCCAAGAAACCAACAAACTTCCCCACCCACCCGGGGCCCTTGGCGACCCGGTTCATGCCCCGGTCCGCTTCGTCGCCACCCCAGCGGCCATCGAGCCGGAGACGTTGCAATGTAAATGACCCCCAAACAGATGCGAAATCTCGAAAATGGTTAAATGATAATAAATAGATGTAAAAGGCTggagggagagagaaagagaaggcaTCTCGTGTTCATTCGAGGGTTTTCCTGGGGAAGAGCTATCCCTGTGCCCAGCCtggtaggagagagagagagagagagagagagaggaggaggaaaagaatTGGGGACGAGAAGGATTTTGTTCTTAGTATTGGGGTTTTTCTTAGCCAATTTCTCTTCCCTCTAATCGAGGATTTGGTTTCCCCCTTCCCAATCTCTGCCTCTCCTTGTTGCTCGCTTAGGATCCACGAGTGAGATCAAAATAGGTCATTTGATCGGGGGGAATTGATCTGTTTGTTGATTGATAGGGCCTTTTATTTGATTGGTTGGTGTGGTTTCTGGATTTATTGATCGTTCTTGGAGTCTAGGGTTcctgttttgtttttgtttgtatAGATGGACGAGGCCTGGGAGAGGGCCGTGGAGGCGGCGCTCGGAGGTCAGGCGGActcgtcgtcatcgtcgtcggCGCCGCCTCGGACCCTCACGCTTGACGGCTCCGTGAAGTGCCTCCACGGCCGTCTGCCGCCACCCGAGATCCTGGAGCGGTACCAGTCGCTGGAGCACCTCTCGATCGCTAACGTCGGAGTGTCGTCGCTGGAGAAGTTCCCGCGTCTTCGGAACTTGCAGCGGCTTATACTCTCCGACAACCGCATCGCCGGGGGGCTCGAGTTCTTGGTGGAGGCGGGTCTGGATTCGCTGCGGGACCTCGATCTATCCAACAACCGGATCCAGTTCCTGGAGGACCTGGCGCCTCTGGCTCACCTCCGGCTCGTATCCTTAGATCTGTATGAATGCCCTGTTACTAGGACCAAAGATTATCGATCAAGGGTGTTCGGAATGATCAGGACTCTGAAATATCTAGACAAGATGGATGCCGATGAGAATGAGCGACCAGAGTctgacgaggaagaggaggaggaggaagatgatgacgaggaggatgaggaggaggatccTGGCAGTGGCGAGGTTGATGGTGATGATCAGGCTGGGAGGTTGGTGAACGGTGTTGGTAGTGGCTCTAGAGGAGGTGGGATT from Musa acuminata AAA Group cultivar baxijiao chromosome BXJ1-3, Cavendish_Baxijiao_AAA, whole genome shotgun sequence encodes the following:
- the LOC135580850 gene encoding mediator of RNA polymerase II transcription subunit 32-like; translation: MESTVEALSAAYDEFVAAAAAALEAKEQSGGQKTPVTDAALEAFKQRWELFRVACDQAEEFVESMKQRIGSECLVDEATGAAPSKAGRPATAPGIPPISAVRLEQMSKAVRWLVIELQNGSGVGAAAAAAAHPHVSAPFDARFSDDAGQ